The segment GATTCCCATCAGCTCTAAACATCCATTCTTACAAAAGGTTagactaatattgaaaaatattttagttCGTAGAATATCCCACTTCTTCCACACACCTTATAAATAATACATACACCTCCACAGATTACACACGTAATaaatcttatttttatttagaaaCCGAACCTTACGAAGACTGCGCGTCGCGTCTCCGCGTGCGGCAACACCTGGTGGTTCCCCAAAATGAAGTACTTGATAAATGAGTTGCGCAAAAGcaatttaaaatacaataaGAATTTTTATAACAGGGAGGGCTGTGACAGAGCGTTGGAAGAAAGCCGTGATTGCGGCTATCAATCATCCACTAGCAAATGATATCGGAAAGTGTTCTTactgataaaaatttaataaccgTTACTGCCGACTTGGGTGTTTTGCCCTATTACTCTACATTATGCTGCTCTACTTTATGCTTGTGTCGATGGATCGATCTCAAAGTACAAACATACATTGAATAGGTAATTTACTGTTGCaagtagttttattcgttttcttGAACTGAGTTATGGAAGTCCAAAGTAAAATGATAATTTGGATGGCACAAAATGTGCAATAATACGAGATTCTCCATATATATTTCATGGAACGCTTTAAAGAGAAGCTTAATCTCATCCACGGTAAATACTTCTAGACTTTCTGggggattctgaaaattatatatTAGCTTTTACTAACGAAACTTCAATTACTAAATCTGAATGTTCATATAAGAATTAACGCGAGGTACTTTCTACGTTCCTTTGTATCGataaattataagtaaaattgaattttgtaaGAAATACAGCAACTGAGAATTCCATCTTATTAGACTATGAGTGTAAAGAAGATAATAAACGGAAAGTTATTAATGTGGTAAAAGTACTATATGATTCGCTATAATGTTgacaaaaaagtgaaaattacatACGAGCACAGCATGCAACAGAATAGTTTCGCGAACGAACTGGTACACATCTTCGGCTTTCCACCATGGATGGGAAAGGAAAAATGAGTGCGTTAAATAGACAAGTCCCAAAAGTGCAGAAATGCCTTTCTCGGTGAAAGAATGAAGCCTGTATTGATAAATGAATGTTACGAagtcaataaataaattagaacgtAGCTTCTCGTCTGGTGCAAATTTAAACGAGTATTAACCCTTTGCGGTTCTATGTCGAGGCTAGCTCGACACAAGAGCTTCTGTTCGTATACTTTGCGCAGGTTTCTTTCCATCGTCTGTGAATGTTTTGTAATCTGAGAGGAGTGAAAGTTGTACAGGCTACTACCAAATTTTGTTATATCCCAAGCACAAGCTCATTGTATCGATTGTTAATTATACGGAGCATATAAACGTTAGAGTATGCATAGAGTAGTACAAGATGAAAACTGATTTTATAGCTAACAATGAGTATAATAGTAAATTCTAATAAAAACATGAGTGGTGTAGATCTAGCCAATAAATATAGTTCGATGTATCGCTTTCTTTGAAAATCGCTGAAATAGCTGGAAAACTTTCTCTGGAGATTCGGTAATGAATGGTTATATTTTACATAAACTATGTGCGTCCAATCAAAACATTAAATAATTACGTCGTGATCACAAAGTGCTAGGTGGAAGAAAAAAGGCATTTTATACATACACGAAACATGTAAAAGAAAGCATGGCCCGTGAATTCAAGGATATTATAAAAGATATACGATGACGAATTACAGATTATAAATGGtaataaactatttttaaatattaacattatatttaacacaaatatattaatataaaatgaatggaAACTACACATTATACATAGAGCAGTTTAAAGTAAGCGAAACAGCAAAGATAACTCTGACCGCAAAGGGTTATTAAATATTATGTCTCGTATTCTATATTATAACTTTGATATACATTTCGAAGCTAGCAAAACTAATTTCTTAAGGATTTATATTAGAATACCTCACAAACTTGAAAAACTCCCAAAGTATTTCTACGAGATATTCTGTGCTCCTGCCTTTATTCTCATTCGAGAATTTACTTTCTGAAAAGGTGAATGTGTTCGTTTCACAATGCTAACAACATTTATCTAAtatcaaaatattaaattaatatcggTGCGGTGGTCTACCAAAAAAGGATAACACCACTTGCTTCTCCTTCTGGTATGTCTTCAAATAAATTACATCTTCCTctgtaaaatatatccaaataCACAGGTTTGGAGTTGGCGGTTCAATGTACCGCTGGTAAACAGGATTTTTCGCATAAACCCACGGCCCGCACAAATCCTCGTAATTTACATTTGATTCGATTTGTATTTCCGAAGTGACTTCCCAAGGGACCACCTTTCGAATACCGAGCCTTCTACGTTCCGACAGGGTAGATGATTTAATATCTATTACCGATCTCGACTGATCCTGATTTTTAATCTCGAGGCAATCATTTCTAATCTCTGACTTGTCCGGCATCGTTGAAAAACTCTTTTCCTCTGACAGTAACAGACACGGTTCGTAAAAGAACGTTACGCGTACGAAGTACGCGCATCGGTGTGCAAAATAAAATGTTAGTCGCTGCGGGAAAATTCAAATTCGGGGAGCGAAAAAGAGAGGTGGGATCGATGTATCGAACGAAATTGTTTACCAGTCAAATTAAGCACGCCAGTTTTAAACTTCATGAACAATGATCTTACTAAATACTTACTTATTTACATATGCTATATTTCTCGAAGCTTTATAAAAATTGCATAGAAATGCACGCATAATAATTGGCGAACCTGAAAATTGTAATCTCGCGACGGCCATTCAAAATTAATTGAACAAATTTAGGCACGCTGTTgcttttatcataaatcatacttaaaattctgaagcttcatTTTGTAAACCTACCGACttatataaaatttgtacaaCGCAATGGTAACGGAGTTATTCCGATAATTTTGGATGAGAGTGAACGGTGATGCGACGAAACCGTTAGTAATATTCACaagtttatttcttttttctcgtgtagttatttataatttatcatGGAttatcgaataaaattaatatacaatATATGTTTCGGAGCAAGAATTTGTTATACATGTTTACAAACTAAGAAAGTAAATACATAGGTAATTAATAGCAGCAGGAATGGCCTACTATCTTACAAGACGTTTCGCGTGCCAAAAATTCATCGTACattgtataattttaaatgtatgttattattactaatattaatgttattattattatttatcaatGTTATCATTATTACTTATTACCATTTAACATTACTTATTATATaaatcatatttattatatatgatttatattataatcgtatttatttgtatatatatatataacgaacACCGCCCATTACTACTAGAATTACAAATGGGAGTTTCACCatatctgtctctctctctctctctctcgctctctcgctctctgtctctttctctctttctccattCTTTTTTCGATAGATCTGATACTCAAAATAGATGATATATCGTCGAATTCAACGTGATGCacacacattttattttttaattaatcactGAGACAAAATGTTCGTCCTGTACAGTTCACCTCCCATTCCATTATAGTGGCATTTTCCCATCGTTTTACATTCCACTGAAACTCAATGCGGACACATTCACGGTGTACACATATTTGTTGATTATGGTACATATCTGGAAGCAAAAAGTAGTGTTGTCTCCTACAGTAATCCATTGCGAAAACagtaattactttttaatcaaTGCATATAGTACACGTCGTACTCTAAGAATTTTGCAAAATGATGATCAACCATAACTGAATACGTATTACACACTCCTAAATacgcatttattttttaatagtaacAATAGAAAAGAATGTATAGTACATGGTTTTTAGTTGGTACGTGTAGTTGCGTAGCTTCAAACTTATATATCCGTATAATGATTTGTGGCTGAAATAAAATTGACGATTAGTCTAACGACCTAATATCTCTTTTGTAATGTTTCTTTTAATGGAAAGTTCATATATGTACAAACGCATCTGTTTCGAACATGTCAAATGAACTCTATGAAAACTTAATAATTACTTGGTTTTGTTCACAATGCACGATATAATAGTGCGTATTCACTATCACAAGTTTTAACATcgttaaattattaaacaagTAACATTTCAGTGATCAATATAAATGCAATAATTTAACCGAGTCGTAGGCGATTACAGATTATGTATTAACTTACCTAAAAGAACATACggaacaaagtaaaaaaaaaacaaaaaaaacagaTAGAACAAACAAGAGCCAGTTTAAGGATTTTAATTCATAATGATTTGCCTAACGCAATAAAGTATATCACCAAACAAAACTAGTATAGAAACTGTAACTACTATGAAAAATAGAGATGCCTAAAAGAATCTCAATGAAATTGTGCACTACACATCTGAGTAAAtgtgatattgataaacaattGGAATAATAGAAAAATGCCAGGCGCGCATGTAAATAAAGAATGGCATTAGTAGAATTTGTATAACACTTGCAAGAATTGTGGCattaaaataatgaaagaaaatggtCGAAACACTTTTACATTACAGTACTTAGATAAAGGTGTTTCTCGAAGTACTTACAGTTACAttcattaaattaataaacTCAACAATTGAGTAAGAAATTAACATTTCGTTTAATGTCATTATAAGATTTACAGTAACAAGATCGTGAATATATTACAAGGATTTTTTTTACTCTCTTTCATCTAAATATTCCACTGTATAatcatattataaaaataagtgTTATGTAAgtattaatcaaataaaaattataagaaacgaATGTGATAAGGAAAAGTATACAATATTTGTAAACGTACTACAAGCATCGCTACCTTGTGGCAGAATCTTGCAGAAttcaacatattaaatataaaagagagAAGGTATTTCCTTTTAATTGTAGCATGGAATTTTAGTAGTACATACATGGTTCTCAATTCAGTGCGAACAGTAAGTGTGATTAAAGTTTTTGCAACAACGTCACAATTGATAAGATAAAGTTATAGAATCGTATTGAAGGtctacaaatgaaaaaaaaaatagttagtCTAAGTTAtgcgaaataaaataattatgcagGAAAAGCATCTTATGTAAGTAAATCATCCTTTGTTCGAAAAAAAGTAGTCCATTATTTAATTTACCAAAACACTCGGAATTAGTACGTATCCATTTTAAGATTGTGCAGAAACAactttttaatatgtaaatttCGAACAATTTACTctgcatatattcttacaaataAAAGACACTATCTTCCGATAATATTGCGCATAAAGTTTGCGATATATTCGTTCAGTATATTTTTTCCAGAATTCCGTAAATTCCTGTACAAACATTCAGATTTGTTTGCACAAAATCATTTACTTTAATTCCTTATTTCGTTTTACGGTAGcaattatttaatctacgaacaGTACAacataaaaatgaaaagaaaaggaaacactCGTTCAAGATGCTCGTTCGCTTTTTCTATTGTCCTTTTcgcttatttaataaatatgagGATCAAAATAAGTCAGGAATAcatgcaataaaaatattaaacataacAAGAAATATACTACAGCAGTACGTACTCCTTATATCTCATAATGCTAATACAAAATTTTCCATGAAACACATCCGAATTGCAAACTTTTAGTCTAATATTAAACGTTTTATCATTGCAAAACTATTATCAGTTCCTTCTCCTTCTACATTTTTTgcattataaaaatatgttGACATAATATGTTATCATACTGAATGTTGGATTCAGAACATATCCGATACATGTATATAGATTGCTTTGTGACTCTTCAATGGGTATTATGCTTTCCGCCATTGTTAACCACGAAACTGACAAGTTTTaactaatataaaaatataccaaCATAGTATCTGACACGTACAGATTTGGATAATCACTTGCAACAATTGCCAGTTCCTGCCTTTTGTCCTTCTGTCTCAACTAATCGGCGACCTTGACCACTCGTACTTGCACTTCCTGATTGTTCGTTCTTTGGAAGTTTTTTAGCTGCAATAAATAGACAACACAAATGTATGCGACATAT is part of the Andrena cerasifolii isolate SP2316 chromosome 1, iyAndCera1_principal, whole genome shotgun sequence genome and harbors:
- the LOC143372294 gene encoding uncharacterized protein LOC143372294, which translates into the protein MPDKSEIRNDCLEIKNQDQSRSVIDIKSSTLSERRRLGIRKVVPWEVTSEIQIESNVNYEDLCGPWVYAKNPVYQRYIEPPTPNLCIWIYFTEEDVIYLKTYQKEKQVVLSFFESKFSNENKGRSTEYLVEILWEFFKFVRLHSFTEKGISALLGLVYLTHSFFLSHPWWKAEDVYQFVRETILLHAVLNPPESLEVFTVDEIKLLFKAFHEIYMENLVLLHILCHPNYHFTLDFHNSVQENE